In Romeriopsis navalis LEGE 11480, one DNA window encodes the following:
- a CDS encoding WD40 repeat domain-containing serine/threonine-protein kinase: MMHPPILSPGRSLDSRLLTQGVLDEATIWQLLRAILPDLQQQHRQSVIYQHLQPSVIVQHANGQFHLMAAATSSISPEYAAPEQLQGQPSPASDIYSLGLICLHALTGVAPFELWDSTTHQWLWIPYLTDALSPQLQLVLAQMVAPQVSDRYPTVPSVLQALGLNHLIRMAPTATAPWQCLRTLDGHRSSITDLACNWQAQRLYSSSEDKSISIWDLHNGRLIEKLLYHHRAVNSLALHPNGQFLASASDDKRIGIWDLSQNKIVELLEGHQQAVKSIAFSANGQLLISSSWDKSIRLWNWQTGSELSHLTGHRLKIGAIALSPDGQFLASASHDRTARIWDLATQQTVQILTGHEWAVTAVAFSPDSQFLATGSDDHTIHIWNAATGELVQRLSGHAWDIGSLTWHPHNHTLISGSLNPAIKIWDWATGQAQSVHGHDDFITTLLIAPDGEQLISGSRDRHIKLWQPNN; encoded by the coding sequence ATGATGCATCCGCCCATCCTCAGTCCTGGCCGCAGTTTAGATAGTCGCTTGCTCACGCAGGGTGTGTTGGATGAAGCGACGATTTGGCAGTTATTACGCGCAATTTTGCCCGACTTACAGCAGCAGCATCGCCAATCGGTGATTTATCAACATCTGCAACCCAGCGTGATTGTCCAACATGCCAATGGTCAATTTCACCTGATGGCTGCAGCCACCAGCAGTATCAGTCCCGAATATGCCGCCCCCGAGCAATTGCAAGGTCAACCCAGTCCGGCCAGTGATATCTATAGCCTCGGCTTAATCTGCCTCCACGCACTCACTGGGGTTGCGCCGTTTGAGTTATGGGATAGCACCACGCATCAGTGGTTATGGATACCTTACTTAACCGATGCACTCAGTCCCCAGCTTCAGTTAGTTTTAGCCCAAATGGTGGCTCCACAGGTGAGCGATCGTTATCCCACGGTGCCCAGCGTGCTCCAAGCCCTCGGCCTCAATCATCTGATTCGCATGGCCCCCACGGCAACCGCTCCCTGGCAATGCCTTCGCACATTAGATGGACATCGCAGCAGCATTACCGATTTAGCGTGCAACTGGCAGGCCCAGCGGCTCTATAGCAGTAGCGAAGACAAAAGCATTAGCATTTGGGATTTGCACAATGGTCGCTTAATCGAAAAACTGCTGTATCACCACCGGGCCGTCAACAGTCTCGCGCTGCACCCGAATGGCCAATTTCTGGCCTCAGCCAGTGACGACAAACGGATTGGAATTTGGGATTTGAGCCAAAACAAAATCGTGGAACTGCTCGAAGGACATCAGCAAGCGGTGAAGTCGATCGCCTTTAGCGCCAATGGCCAACTCCTAATTAGCAGCAGTTGGGATAAGTCGATCCGACTGTGGAATTGGCAAACCGGCAGCGAGTTATCCCATCTCACCGGACATCGGTTAAAAATTGGGGCAATCGCCCTCAGTCCTGACGGTCAGTTCCTGGCCAGTGCGAGCCACGATCGGACCGCCCGAATCTGGGATCTAGCCACACAGCAAACCGTCCAAATTCTGACCGGCCATGAATGGGCCGTAACCGCCGTCGCCTTTAGTCCCGATAGTCAATTTCTGGCCACCGGCAGTGATGATCACACCATCCACATCTGGAATGCAGCTACGGGTGAATTAGTCCAACGCCTGTCCGGTCACGCCTGGGACATCGGCAGCCTCACCTGGCATCCCCACAACCACACCTTAATCAGCGGCAGCCTCAATCCAGCGATCAAAATCTGGGATTGGGCCACCGGCCAAGCACAAAGCGTCCACGGCCATGATGATTTCATCACAACACTACTGATTGCTCCCGACGGCGAGCAACTGATTAGCGGTAGCCGCGATCGCCATATCAAACTCTGGCAACCCAACAATTAA